The following are from one region of the Georgenia sp. M64 genome:
- a CDS encoding LacI family DNA-binding transcriptional regulator, whose amino-acid sequence MVTITDVARRAGVSTSTVSHVLNSTRFVSQDARDRVLEAIEALDYVPNHQARALVRSKTQQIGVAMSALTNLYFGEVVHAIEEAASAAGYTIVLADTHEDPDTEEKVVAALRERRLDGLILAPSVGAGKVLDRLARSGPPTVLVDRSPDPRFDSVCSENVKPMAQLVKHLAELGHRRIAMVAGMPGLTTSEERVAGYRMGLAAAGLPEIDELLVRGDSDAVHTHAAVDGLLDLAEPPTAIVAAQNTMVIATMRALRGRGLSVPGDVAVVGFDDFEWADAFSPRLTTVAQDATSIGAVAVKLLLRRIAGTESAPMAVRVPAQVRHRDSCGCTSAD is encoded by the coding sequence ATGGTCACCATCACGGACGTGGCCCGGCGGGCCGGGGTGTCGACGTCGACCGTCTCGCACGTGCTCAACAGCACCCGGTTCGTCAGCCAGGACGCCCGCGACCGGGTCCTCGAGGCGATCGAGGCGCTCGACTACGTGCCGAACCACCAGGCGCGAGCCCTGGTGCGCTCGAAGACCCAGCAGATCGGGGTCGCGATGTCGGCGCTGACGAACCTGTACTTCGGCGAGGTCGTCCACGCGATCGAGGAGGCGGCGAGCGCCGCCGGCTACACCATCGTCCTGGCCGACACGCACGAGGACCCGGACACCGAGGAGAAGGTCGTCGCCGCGCTGCGAGAGCGGCGGCTCGACGGACTCATCCTCGCGCCGTCCGTCGGGGCGGGGAAGGTGCTGGACCGCCTGGCCCGCAGCGGGCCGCCCACGGTGCTCGTGGACCGCTCACCGGACCCGCGGTTCGACTCCGTGTGCAGCGAGAACGTCAAGCCCATGGCGCAGCTGGTCAAGCACCTCGCCGAGCTCGGCCACCGCCGGATCGCCATGGTGGCGGGCATGCCCGGGCTGACGACGAGCGAGGAGCGCGTGGCCGGCTACCGGATGGGCCTCGCGGCCGCGGGGCTGCCCGAGATCGACGAGCTGCTCGTGCGGGGCGACTCCGACGCCGTGCACACCCATGCCGCCGTGGACGGCCTGCTCGATCTGGCGGAGCCACCGACGGCCATTGTGGCGGCGCAGAACACGATGGTCATCGCGACGATGCGGGCGCTGCGCGGGCGGGGGCTGTCCGTCCCCGGCGACGTCGCGGTCGTCGGCTTCGACGACTTCGAGTGGGCCGACGCCTTCTCGCCCCGGCTGACCACGGTGGCGCAGGACGCCACCTCGATCGGCGCGGTCGCCGTCAAGCTGCTGCTGCG